The Ornithodoros turicata isolate Travis chromosome 9, ASM3712646v1, whole genome shotgun sequence genome includes a region encoding these proteins:
- the LOC135368166 gene encoding uncharacterized protein LOC135368166: MSTAEMEQQAPALTAPNKAAPEDSINPEELELLTPPSSSIQVTVPETVPEASQKPLRPKRTSKRKSHKKKRSGSEVQSVTTNSPSSSTVNDETVISDVCSSPVESTIQEASRSDDVEVPTVLVDPGIPATSAASLDEQILEVLRDIVRKCSVQDAGKRPSAAEVYSTLEKYL, translated from the exons ATGAGCACTGCGGAGATGGAACAACAAGCTCCAGCGCTGACTGCGCCGAATAAGGCAGCTCCAGAAGACTCCATTAACCCCGAGGAGCTTGAACTGTTGACTCCCCCATCCAGTTCCATTCAG GTTACAGTACCAGAAACTGTACCGGAAGCTTCACAGAAGCCTCTTCGTCCTAAAAGGACGAGCAAACGaaagagtcacaaaaagaaaCGAAGTGGCAGCGAGGTGCAGTCGGTCACCACAAATTCACCAAG CTCATCGACGGTGAACGATGAAACAGTGATATCAG ATGTATGTTCATCACCTGTAGAATCAACAATTCAGGAAGCGTCTCGCTCCGATGACGTAGAAGTTCCAACTGTTCTCGTGGACCCTGGAATACCCGCAACAAGTGCAGCTTCACTCGATGAACAGATTCTTGAAGTT CTACGTGACATCGTTCGCAAATGCAGCGTCCAAGATGCAGGGAAGAGGCCATCAGCGGCAGAAGTCTACTCCACTTTGGAAAAGTACCTCTGA